In Pseudothermotoga sp., a genomic segment contains:
- the recA gene encoding recombinase RecA encodes MSENEKEKEQKAKFEVLEKAIKKIETSFGKGSIMILGEETKVAPVEVIPTGSLALDIATGVGGYPRGRIVEIFGPEASGKTTLALHAIAEAQKAKGVAAIIDAEHALDLLYVKALGVDLKRLLISQPDYGEQALEIVDELVRSNAVDLIVVDSVAALVPRTEIEGSMGDMQVGLQARLMSQALRKIAGNVSRSKAVVIFTNQLRMRIGSSFTNPETTAGGLALKFYATMRIDVRKIDVIKDGSEAMGITVSAKVVKNKVAQPFKKADIDIIFGKGIVRENELFNLGVSEELIQKKGSWYFYVSEDGKEYTLGQGKANVVLFLAQNPQIAAEIERKIRKKYNLPMREKDANR; translated from the coding sequence ATGAGTGAGAACGAAAAGGAGAAAGAACAAAAGGCGAAGTTTGAAGTTCTAGAGAAGGCAATCAAAAAAATTGAAACAAGTTTTGGAAAAGGTTCGATAATGATCTTGGGAGAAGAAACCAAAGTTGCTCCCGTTGAGGTTATTCCAACTGGGTCCCTCGCTTTGGACATCGCCACGGGTGTGGGAGGATATCCCAGAGGTAGGATCGTGGAGATCTTTGGACCAGAAGCAAGCGGTAAGACAACGCTAGCGTTGCATGCGATAGCAGAGGCACAGAAAGCAAAGGGTGTAGCTGCAATAATCGATGCAGAACATGCTCTCGATCTGTTGTACGTTAAAGCGTTGGGTGTTGATCTCAAACGCTTACTCATTTCTCAACCCGATTATGGTGAACAAGCTCTAGAAATCGTCGACGAGCTGGTACGAAGTAATGCAGTTGATTTGATAGTGGTTGATTCAGTAGCTGCGTTGGTTCCACGCACAGAGATTGAGGGTAGCATGGGAGACATGCAGGTAGGTTTGCAGGCAAGATTGATGTCTCAGGCGCTGAGAAAGATTGCCGGTAATGTGAGCAGATCCAAGGCAGTGGTGATATTCACTAACCAATTGAGGATGAGGATAGGTTCTTCATTCACCAACCCTGAAACAACCGCCGGTGGCCTCGCTCTAAAATTTTATGCAACCATGAGAATCGATGTTAGAAAAATAGACGTGATCAAAGACGGAAGTGAAGCTATGGGAATAACGGTCTCTGCAAAGGTTGTCAAAAACAAAGTTGCTCAACCCTTTAAAAAAGCTGATATAGACATCATATTTGGTAAGGGAATTGTCAGGGAAAACGAACTCTTTAACCTCGGTGTCTCTGAAGAATTGATACAGAAAAAAGGTAGTTGGTACTTTTATGTGTCGGAAGATGGGAAGGAATACACTCTGGGGCAAGGAAAAGCTAATGTCGTGCTCTTCCTTGCGCAGAATCCACAAATTGCTGCTGAAATTGAAAGAAAAATCAGAAAAAAGTACAACTTACCGATGAGGGAAAAAGATGCGAATCGCTGA
- a CDS encoding RecX family transcriptional regulator: MRIAEALKYAKRLLRFRMRSKVELRERLLMKGFDLETVETVIVELEKLGYLDDEKFAYLYASDMLAVHGYGPLRIRVKLRQLKVDSDIIDRVIERVLRETDLKDILKKIVERKKLEGVEVKEYLFRRGFTQREIDLLEEGGVET; encoded by the coding sequence ATGCGAATCGCTGAGGCTTTGAAATATGCAAAGAGACTTTTGAGGTTCAGGATGAGATCAAAAGTTGAACTGAGGGAAAGACTCTTGATGAAGGGTTTTGATTTGGAAACGGTAGAAACCGTCATAGTTGAATTGGAAAAGCTGGGTTATCTCGACGATGAGAAGTTTGCTTATCTTTACGCAAGTGACATGCTTGCTGTTCATGGTTATGGACCGTTGAGGATAAGGGTGAAGTTGAGACAGCTCAAGGTCGATTCAGATATTATCGACAGGGTGATAGAAAGAGTCCTACGAGAAACAGATTTGAAAGATATTCTGAAAAAGATTGTTGAAAGGAAGAAACTTGAAGGGGTCGAAGTGAAAGAGTATCTCTTTCGCAGAGGCTTCACTCAGCGAGAAATAGATCTGCTCGAAGAAGGAGGTGTTGAGACATGA
- the thpR gene encoding RNA 2',3'-cyclic phosphodiesterase gives MRTFIAVDVNETVREVSQQVIEKLMKRGFKANWVSKENVHLTLFFLGEVEVNRVSQVAEHISHRIRGFPSFSFVVEKVGCFSRNNQPRVVWLGVRANQLLRRLYEEVKAELVKHNFSFEEKFSPHITIGRIKDFPAAWQPLIEDITYDPITVAVDRISVYSSTLTPKGSVYRRIYECLFEGGLIKHE, from the coding sequence GTGAGGACTTTCATTGCTGTCGATGTGAATGAAACCGTTAGGGAAGTATCTCAGCAAGTGATCGAGAAACTCATGAAGAGAGGTTTCAAGGCGAATTGGGTCAGCAAGGAGAACGTGCACTTAACATTGTTTTTTCTTGGGGAGGTTGAGGTCAACCGCGTTTCGCAGGTGGCAGAACATATCTCTCATAGGATTAGAGGTTTTCCTTCCTTCTCTTTCGTTGTTGAAAAGGTTGGATGCTTTTCTCGCAACAATCAGCCGAGGGTGGTGTGGTTAGGTGTTCGGGCTAACCAGCTTTTACGTAGGTTGTATGAAGAGGTGAAGGCAGAGTTAGTCAAGCACAATTTCAGTTTCGAAGAAAAATTTTCACCGCACATAACCATTGGGAGGATCAAAGATTTTCCAGCGGCATGGCAACCTTTGATAGAGGATATCACTTATGATCCGATCACAGTGGCTGTCGATCGGATCTCCGTGTATTCTTCCACTTTGACACCTAAAGGCTCGGTTTACCGAAGGATCTACGAGTGCCTCTTTGAAGGAGGGTTGATCAAGCATGAGTGA
- the pgsA gene encoding CDP-diacylglycerol--glycerol-3-phosphate 3-phosphatidyltransferase, with protein MNIPNLVTLSRLVITVPVFLTIELGRWEWALFFFVVGSISDYLDGFLARKLNQVTSVGKVIDQIVDKIFVNSTLIALIPIVPAWLVALIVSRDIVVSAVRILVASRGTIVQANLYGKVKTVTQMVLVVAVLTFRSFTLSLDLIELILIYLCAFFTLLSAIVYVYQNKKALGG; from the coding sequence ATGAATATACCGAATCTAGTAACACTTTCTAGGCTTGTGATCACTGTTCCGGTGTTTCTTACTATCGAATTAGGCCGTTGGGAGTGGGCACTATTTTTCTTTGTGGTGGGGTCGATAAGTGACTATCTAGATGGTTTTCTTGCCAGAAAATTGAACCAAGTGACCAGCGTTGGCAAGGTTATTGACCAAATTGTGGATAAAATCTTTGTGAATTCCACACTCATCGCACTCATACCTATAGTACCAGCTTGGCTTGTAGCGCTCATTGTGTCGAGAGATATCGTCGTGAGTGCCGTCAGAATCCTGGTAGCCAGCAGAGGAACCATAGTACAGGCAAACTTGTACGGAAAGGTGAAAACAGTAACGCAGATGGTTCTTGTCGTCGCTGTGCTAACCTTCAGAAGCTTTACGTTGTCCCTTGACTTGATTGAGCTGATATTGATTTATCTCTGTGCTTTCTTTACATTGTTATCCGCCATAGTGTACGTGTATCAAAACAAAAAAGCACTGGGGGGATAA
- a CDS encoding NAD-dependent protein deacylase, whose product MGKDLIDELKKSHYTVALTGAGVSTGSGIPDFRGSNGVYSKYPEYVFDIDHFYTDPSDFYRFWKEAFPLMIQAKPNNVHLLLAELERIGLLKVVITQNIDGLHQKAGSKNVIELHGNIHEHYCSRCKKKYEVEKVKELLQKRSVPYCNCGGLIRPNIVFFGENLPSEALKEAIEHAKSCNIMIVLGSSLVVYPAAQLPIIAKDHNAMLIIVNRGKTGLDDLADLKLDVDLIGFANDLLEQLQLA is encoded by the coding sequence ATGGGAAAAGACCTAATCGATGAATTAAAAAAGTCACACTATACGGTGGCACTCACGGGAGCAGGCGTGAGTACTGGAAGTGGCATCCCTGATTTTAGAGGTTCGAATGGTGTGTACTCAAAGTATCCGGAATACGTGTTTGATATAGATCATTTCTATACCGATCCTTCTGACTTCTATCGTTTTTGGAAAGAAGCCTTCCCACTCATGATCCAAGCCAAGCCAAACAATGTCCATTTATTGCTCGCAGAACTCGAACGAATTGGACTTCTTAAAGTTGTGATAACACAGAATATAGATGGCTTGCACCAAAAAGCTGGCAGTAAAAATGTGATAGAGCTACATGGAAATATTCACGAGCACTATTGTTCAAGATGCAAGAAGAAATACGAAGTGGAAAAAGTGAAGGAATTACTACAGAAAAGATCTGTACCCTATTGTAACTGTGGCGGTTTGATAAGACCTAACATCGTTTTTTTTGGAGAAAATCTGCCGAGTGAAGCTCTAAAAGAGGCGATAGAACACGCTAAAAGTTGCAACATCATGATCGTACTTGGAAGTTCTCTCGTTGTGTACCCAGCCGCACAACTTCCGATCATCGCAAAGGATCACAATGCCATGCTGATCATCGTTAACCGAGGAAAAACTGGGTTAGATGATCTTGCCGATCTCAAACTTGATGTCGACCTAATCGGATTCGCAAACGACTTGTTAGAGCAACTTCAGTTGGCTTAG
- a CDS encoding DegT/DnrJ/EryC1/StrS family aminotransferase, giving the protein MTRQYGSLRDEILTAVDSVFKSGRLIMGENVERFEEEIANYLGVKHAIGVANGSDALYIAVKSLGITHGDYVITTAFTFFATVSCITRNNATPIFVDIDEDTFNVDLDQIEHVLRTHPYREKIKAVIPVHLFGRTVDLERLEYIKHTYRVKIIEDCAQSVGSTWHFSNGEIKKSGSVGDVSILSFFPTKNLGAHGDGGMILTSDDRIADFCRIFRVHGARVKYFHEVEGINSRLDEVQAAILRVKLKKLDEYHRRRREIARLYNELFEKFGLTQHIVCPSLGRDLDCIFHQYVVRVKKGHRDNLRLYLESKGVETAIYYPLGMHRQKCFSHLPSVELEKTDRACKEVLALPMFPELREEEIEYVVSCVRDYFREVCLC; this is encoded by the coding sequence ATGACGCGGCAATACGGGTCACTCAGAGATGAAATATTGACCGCTGTTGATTCTGTTTTCAAATCCGGTAGGTTGATCATGGGTGAGAACGTTGAAAGATTCGAAGAAGAAATCGCAAATTATCTTGGCGTGAAACATGCGATAGGAGTTGCGAACGGTTCGGATGCTTTGTACATCGCAGTTAAATCACTCGGAATCACCCATGGAGATTATGTGATCACGACCGCATTCACTTTCTTTGCCACAGTGAGTTGTATCACTCGAAACAATGCTACACCTATTTTCGTAGACATTGACGAAGACACGTTCAACGTAGATTTGGATCAGATCGAGCATGTTTTAAGGACGCATCCATATCGTGAAAAAATCAAGGCAGTTATACCTGTTCATCTGTTTGGTCGAACCGTGGATCTAGAGAGATTGGAGTATATCAAACATACGTATCGAGTGAAGATCATAGAAGATTGTGCTCAATCGGTTGGATCAACATGGCATTTCTCTAACGGTGAGATCAAGAAGAGTGGTAGTGTTGGTGATGTATCGATACTTTCCTTCTTTCCGACCAAAAATCTCGGAGCTCACGGCGACGGTGGAATGATTCTTACCAGCGACGATCGAATAGCAGATTTTTGTCGAATATTCAGGGTACATGGTGCTCGGGTGAAATATTTCCATGAGGTAGAAGGTATAAACAGTAGGTTGGATGAGGTTCAAGCTGCCATCCTGCGCGTGAAGCTTAAGAAACTCGATGAGTACCACCGGCGCAGGAGAGAAATCGCAAGATTATACAACGAGTTGTTCGAAAAATTCGGATTAACACAACACATTGTATGTCCATCCCTTGGAAGGGATCTTGATTGTATTTTCCACCAGTACGTAGTCAGGGTCAAAAAAGGCCACAGGGACAATCTCAGGCTCTACCTTGAATCTAAGGGTGTGGAAACAGCGATCTACTATCCTTTAGGTATGCACAGACAAAAGTGCTTCTCTCATCTGCCGTCTGTGGAGCTCGAGAAAACCGACAGAGCTTGCAAAGAAGTTTTGGCTCTCCCCATGTTTCCAGAACTGCGTGAGGAAGAGATAGAGTACGTTGTCAGCTGTGTTAGAGATTACTTCAGGGAGGTATGTTTGTGTTGA
- a CDS encoding CTP synthase, which produces MKKFIVVTGGVLSGVGKGIFCASLARLLKECGIKVNVLKIDPYLNVDAGTMNPNQHGEVFVTEDGYEADLDLGHYERFLGEDMSRKNNITAGQVYSTVVRREREGGYLGSTVQIVPHVTDEIKRRIDSLEGEANVIEIGGTVGDIESEVFLESVRQLALEKPFGDFMFIHVTYVPYLKTSNEFKTKPTQQSVQLLRRAGLNPDMIVVRTEVPVNSETIKKVALFGGVPYDMVINLPDVSNVYSIVEFLKEIQVHKKVARKLNLDLNDSKFNWEYPKNFKHYKIALIAKYLGTDDAYKSIIESVFLSGCVKPKVVDAQSLEDMSWEQTCEFLSEFDGFIIPGGFGKRGIEGKMKAIRYAREYKKPILGICLGMQLMVIEFARNVLGYRNANSTEFDPDTPYPVITLMEEQKKILQLGGTMRLGAQPMRVLKGTKLWQIYNGTEEITERHRHRYEVNHDRFPELFKLPGETGYKLVISARSNFVEAVELEDHPFFVGVQYHPELKTKVGKPHPIFVGLLKAMEDLSSVQSK; this is translated from the coding sequence GTGAAAAAATTCATCGTTGTTACAGGCGGTGTACTCAGTGGAGTAGGCAAAGGTATATTCTGCGCTTCTCTCGCCAGGTTACTTAAAGAATGCGGTATCAAAGTCAACGTTCTCAAGATAGATCCTTACCTCAACGTCGATGCGGGTACGATGAATCCAAATCAACACGGTGAGGTTTTCGTCACCGAAGACGGCTATGAAGCTGACCTAGATCTTGGTCACTACGAAAGATTCCTCGGGGAAGATATGAGCAGGAAAAACAACATAACGGCCGGGCAGGTTTATTCCACAGTCGTGAGGCGTGAGAGGGAAGGTGGTTATCTTGGATCAACCGTACAGATAGTACCGCACGTAACCGATGAAATAAAGCGAAGAATAGATTCTCTCGAAGGTGAAGCGAATGTGATAGAGATAGGTGGTACAGTTGGCGATATAGAGAGTGAAGTATTCTTGGAAAGCGTCAGACAGCTTGCTTTGGAAAAACCATTCGGAGATTTCATGTTCATCCACGTTACGTACGTCCCTTACTTGAAAACATCGAATGAGTTCAAAACTAAACCCACACAACAATCGGTACAGTTACTCAGAAGGGCTGGGCTCAATCCAGACATGATAGTGGTGAGGACAGAAGTACCAGTGAACTCAGAAACGATCAAGAAAGTTGCACTGTTCGGTGGTGTCCCATATGATATGGTGATAAACCTGCCGGATGTCTCGAACGTCTATTCCATCGTAGAGTTCCTGAAGGAGATCCAAGTCCACAAAAAAGTTGCGAGAAAATTGAATCTAGATTTGAATGATTCAAAATTCAATTGGGAATATCCTAAGAATTTCAAGCATTACAAAATAGCACTGATAGCAAAATATCTCGGAACAGACGATGCTTACAAAAGCATCATCGAATCTGTATTTTTGTCTGGTTGTGTTAAGCCTAAGGTCGTTGATGCACAGAGTCTGGAAGACATGAGCTGGGAACAAACCTGCGAGTTTCTATCTGAATTCGATGGGTTCATTATTCCAGGGGGATTCGGCAAGAGAGGCATTGAGGGAAAGATGAAGGCCATAAGATACGCCAGAGAGTACAAAAAACCGATACTTGGCATTTGTCTCGGGATGCAACTGATGGTTATAGAGTTCGCAAGAAACGTTCTCGGTTACAGAAATGCGAACTCAACGGAATTCGATCCTGACACACCATATCCAGTGATAACTCTGATGGAAGAACAGAAGAAAATTCTACAGCTCGGTGGGACAATGAGGCTTGGCGCCCAACCTATGCGTGTATTGAAAGGAACAAAACTGTGGCAGATCTACAATGGAACTGAAGAAATCACCGAAAGACACAGACATCGTTACGAAGTGAACCACGATCGATTCCCGGAGTTATTCAAGTTACCCGGTGAGACGGGTTACAAACTGGTTATAAGCGCAAGATCAAACTTCGTCGAAGCTGTAGAACTTGAAGATCATCCATTCTTCGTAGGCGTTCAATACCACCCCGAGTTGAAAACAAAGGTCGGAAAGCCTCATCCAATTTTTGTTGGACTTTTGAAGGCTATGGAGGATCTCTCCTCAGTACAGTCAAAATGA
- the rny gene encoding ribonuclease Y translates to MTLVVAVICALAGLFIGYSMAKSGIEKAYKRAQKDAESIIKKAEQDAAELKRKTIVEAREEVHRLREEVEAELRRREQEIRLIEERLLKREEMLSKREEMVEKKESSLEQLRVQLEMAKRKIEQREKELDEKFTELAGMTVEEARQIVLEEARSRYEHDLAVMFKQIKERYEEEAEKEAKKIIAAAVQRYAPEYVGEITVSTVSLPNDEMKGRIIGREGRNIRAFEKITGVDLVIDDTPEVVVLSSFNPIRREIARITLEKLVADGRIHPARIEEMYEKAKQEVEKAIKEAGQEAVLKVGVTAIHPELVKLLGKLKYRTSYGQNVLAHSIEVAQLAALMAEELGLDAEKAKRGGLLHDIGKALDHEVEGSHTEIGTEIVRRYGEPEYVVNMIMSHHGEVEPTCPESVLVAAADALSAARPGARRESLENYIKRLVKMEKIAMGFKNVEKAYAIQAGREIRVIVEPDKVDDAEAEKMAYEIAKKIEEEVEYPGVLKVVVIREKRSIAYAK, encoded by the coding sequence ATGACGTTGGTTGTTGCAGTGATCTGTGCGCTTGCTGGTTTGTTTATAGGATATTCAATGGCAAAATCAGGTATAGAAAAGGCGTACAAACGAGCGCAAAAAGACGCTGAAAGTATCATAAAGAAAGCTGAGCAAGATGCGGCCGAACTGAAGCGGAAAACTATTGTCGAAGCTAGAGAAGAAGTCCATAGGCTCAGAGAAGAGGTGGAAGCAGAGTTAAGGAGAAGAGAACAAGAAATCAGACTCATCGAAGAAAGGCTTTTGAAGAGAGAAGAGATGCTATCCAAGCGTGAAGAGATGGTTGAGAAAAAAGAAAGCTCTCTGGAACAGCTAAGGGTCCAGCTTGAAATGGCGAAACGGAAGATCGAGCAGAGGGAGAAAGAGTTGGATGAAAAGTTCACTGAACTTGCAGGTATGACAGTTGAAGAGGCTAGGCAGATAGTTCTTGAAGAAGCTCGGAGCAGGTATGAGCATGACTTGGCGGTGATGTTCAAACAGATCAAGGAACGTTATGAGGAAGAAGCCGAGAAAGAAGCGAAAAAGATCATTGCTGCTGCGGTGCAACGGTATGCACCAGAATATGTTGGAGAAATCACTGTTTCAACCGTTAGCCTCCCCAACGATGAAATGAAAGGTAGAATCATAGGACGTGAAGGTAGAAACATACGAGCATTCGAAAAAATCACAGGTGTGGACCTAGTCATAGATGATACACCAGAGGTCGTTGTGCTATCCAGCTTCAATCCTATTCGTAGAGAGATAGCCCGCATCACACTTGAGAAGCTCGTTGCAGATGGAAGGATACATCCTGCAAGAATAGAAGAAATGTATGAAAAGGCCAAACAAGAGGTGGAGAAAGCCATAAAAGAGGCTGGGCAAGAAGCTGTGTTGAAAGTAGGTGTGACTGCTATTCATCCAGAGCTGGTAAAATTGCTAGGAAAACTGAAATACAGAACGAGCTACGGTCAAAACGTTTTGGCGCATTCTATAGAGGTGGCGCAACTCGCTGCACTCATGGCTGAAGAGCTTGGTCTCGATGCTGAAAAAGCTAAGCGAGGCGGGTTGTTACACGACATAGGTAAAGCGCTAGACCATGAAGTGGAAGGTTCCCACACGGAGATAGGTACCGAAATCGTTAGGCGTTACGGTGAACCGGAATATGTAGTGAATATGATCATGAGCCACCATGGAGAAGTTGAACCAACTTGTCCGGAGTCAGTGTTGGTAGCCGCCGCAGATGCTTTGTCCGCAGCGAGACCTGGTGCCAGACGAGAGAGCTTGGAAAACTACATCAAAAGATTGGTGAAGATGGAGAAAATCGCTATGGGATTTAAAAATGTCGAAAAAGCTTATGCGATACAAGCAGGAAGAGAGATCAGAGTTATTGTAGAACCAGACAAGGTGGATGATGCGGAAGCCGAGAAAATGGCCTACGAGATCGCGAAAAAAATCGAGGAAGAAGTGGAATACCCTGGGGTTCTCAAAGTAGTTGTGATAAGAGAAAAACGATCTATAGCGTACGCAAAATGA
- a CDS encoding DUF4897 domain-containing protein, with product MNQRTLLYLLIVFVLFFTVMQLIGVFLQRPAFEVVYYRSKMEYDYSGNAIFTTTAGLFFKDRAKQQQYVQNYNQGSLEQFKQYFTEISKRVGRQIEVISMESTITERAGIVEVLEKAILSNVALVMNDVIDTNLKDISINAVSDSEIVVVVPEDAVLLSVEPTPAKTVGNHIYWKPTGSMNFPRVVFRKGDGK from the coding sequence TTGAACCAACGTACCTTACTTTATTTGTTGATAGTTTTCGTGTTGTTTTTCACGGTGATGCAATTGATAGGAGTGTTCCTACAACGGCCGGCTTTCGAGGTTGTTTATTACAGAAGCAAAATGGAGTACGATTACTCAGGAAATGCGATTTTCACCACCACGGCCGGCCTTTTCTTTAAAGATAGAGCTAAACAACAACAGTATGTGCAGAATTACAACCAAGGTTCACTTGAGCAGTTTAAACAGTATTTCACAGAAATCAGCAAGAGAGTCGGTAGGCAAATAGAAGTCATTTCGATGGAATCCACGATAACAGAAAGAGCAGGAATAGTTGAGGTGCTAGAAAAAGCTATCCTGTCTAATGTGGCCTTGGTTATGAACGATGTGATCGATACGAACTTGAAGGACATTTCCATCAACGCGGTTTCTGATTCAGAAATCGTTGTCGTTGTCCCTGAAGACGCTGTGTTGTTGTCTGTAGAACCCACACCTGCAAAAACTGTAGGTAACCACATTTACTGGAAACCAACTGGTTCGATGAACTTCCCACGTGTCGTTTTCAGAAAAGGTGATGGGAAGTGA
- a CDS encoding cyclophilin-like fold protein, which produces MKLRFIFGQIECVAELDEKKAPLTIEAIRKELPIKAVANRWGDEVYFETPVRLTVEENSKDVVEEGDVAFWIPGRAICIFFGKTPISDDKIRPASAVNVIGKVKEGLSSLKGVKSGTKVIVQAE; this is translated from the coding sequence ATGAAGCTGAGATTCATTTTCGGTCAGATCGAGTGCGTAGCAGAGCTAGATGAAAAAAAGGCGCCTCTCACAATCGAAGCTATAAGGAAGGAACTTCCCATCAAAGCTGTAGCAAACCGTTGGGGTGATGAAGTGTATTTCGAAACGCCCGTGCGACTGACCGTAGAGGAAAACAGCAAGGACGTCGTAGAAGAAGGCGATGTGGCTTTCTGGATACCTGGAAGGGCCATATGCATCTTCTTCGGAAAAACTCCCATCAGTGATGACAAAATCAGGCCAGCCAGTGCAGTTAACGTGATCGGCAAGGTTAAAGAAGGTTTAAGCTCGCTCAAGGGTGTGAAGAGTGGTACCAAAGTCATCGTTCAAGCTGAGTGA
- a CDS encoding ribokinase — protein sequence MNISVTVFGKVNIDTFLYIDKLRIGENHLCLKTFTDIGGKGANTAIALAKLNVPCELVATVGSDSISQTALKRLEKFGVGTSSIKSCEEQIGKTFIVVESDGRNTMFHILGANAYLTPEKVDWTFLETCAAVFVQLGIPAETAQEAIMMSKRNGKYVFVDPAGFSESTDLQILAYADTVAPNEVELLRITRETEIEKAVKKLLNIGVEEVLVKLGRRGANLYTEKASYHVDAFDVEVVDTTGAGDAFNAAYIFAKLNKLDLRDALKLAVAASALVVTKVGSSSASPTREKLVEFLKLKGEERLAKAVLEGST from the coding sequence ATGAATATCAGTGTTACGGTTTTTGGGAAGGTAAATATCGACACGTTTCTCTACATCGACAAACTGCGTATAGGAGAGAATCACTTGTGCTTGAAAACTTTCACGGATATAGGTGGAAAGGGTGCCAACACTGCCATAGCACTAGCCAAACTCAATGTTCCATGTGAACTTGTGGCAACAGTTGGCAGCGATTCTATTTCCCAAACTGCACTCAAGCGGTTAGAAAAGTTTGGAGTCGGCACTAGCTCAATAAAGAGTTGCGAAGAGCAGATCGGCAAGACTTTCATCGTGGTCGAATCCGATGGCAGGAATACGATGTTTCACATACTCGGTGCCAATGCATATTTGACACCGGAGAAAGTCGATTGGACCTTCCTTGAAACCTGTGCCGCAGTCTTCGTTCAACTGGGAATTCCCGCTGAAACTGCGCAAGAAGCTATCATGATGTCCAAACGAAATGGTAAATATGTCTTCGTGGATCCCGCTGGATTTTCGGAATCAACGGATCTTCAAATACTCGCTTACGCTGATACAGTTGCTCCAAACGAAGTTGAACTGCTCAGAATAACGAGGGAAACTGAGATCGAAAAGGCTGTGAAAAAACTATTGAACATAGGTGTAGAGGAAGTGTTGGTTAAACTCGGCAGGAGAGGAGCAAATCTCTATACTGAGAAAGCTTCGTACCATGTTGATGCCTTCGATGTCGAAGTGGTGGATACCACAGGTGCTGGGGACGCTTTCAATGCGGCCTATATATTTGCAAAGCTCAATAAACTTGACCTGAGGGACGCTCTCAAACTAGCCGTTGCTGCTTCGGCTCTGGTTGTGACCAAAGTCGGTAGTTCTAGTGCCAGCCCGACTCGTGAGAAACTCGTGGAATTTTTGAAGCTCAAGGGAGAGGAAAGGTTGGCAAAAGCTGTTCTGGAGGGATCAACGTGA